GCATTTGGAAGACGATATGCCCGGCACCCATGCCCAGGCGATACCCGGTGGTGGACTGACCTATCGTATTGATCATCCACTGGTCGGTCTGGTCCGGTACGTCCGTCTTGTACCACAGTTCGATGGTCAGACCCGACGGCGACCAGAACTCGGGGCTGGCAGCGTGTGAGATCGTCCCGCCTTTGCACAGGAAGCCTTTGCCAATCACGCCTGGCGCGGATTCGAAGCCTTGCTTCATGGCATGGAAAGCGCAGGCCGAAGAGTCGTAGGCGAGGGTTTCGTCATCTTCCTCGAAGCTCCAGCGTGCCACCAGGTGGTCCACCACCACGTGGTCCTTCTTCACGGCCTCCGGGCCCACGATCTCCCTGTACAGCTTGTAGACGCGCTCCGGCGGCTCAAGGCCAAGATCCTCGGGAATCACGTGGTTGCATGGCTGGCCCGGGTCGCAGAAGACGTCTTTGATAGCATCCAGAAAGCCGAAGCCCTCGCCCGTGCAGGGCTCGATGTAGTGGCCCTCGCCAAACTCGTTCCAGTTGTCGAAGACCACCAGACGCTTGTCGAGACCGTTCCCGGGGGTGTTCTCCACGATCTCGCGGGCGTTGAGGCAGGCCTGCTTGAAGGCGTCTACCGAGAGGTTACCCACGTACGAAGTCGTGTGTTCGCGGTGCCAGGGCCGGGGGTCCCAGCCGCACATGACATCCACGATGTCAGGCACTCCACCCGCGTCCTTCTTCCCCTGGAGCACCTGCGCCTGGCTGGTCACCCATTCGGTGTGGTCCACGTAAGGGATGCCCTCGATGTCATTGACGGGCCGGCTGGTGGGCTTGCCCGAAAGGCCATACGCCGAGCTGTAATCCCAGGTCTCTTCCTTCATGCGGCGAAGGAGGTTGGTCTCCACGCCGCCGACGCAGCCGATGATATACAAGCCGTCAAAGCCTTTCTTACGGCACTCGGCGCGCATGAGTTCGAACATGCGGGCCACGTTTTCCGAGCCGCCGACCTCGCCAGCGACCCGCTCTGGCCGCCAGACGAAAAGCACGGGTTTGTTGTCAATGATGAGGTATGAGGGGTGGGTGAAGTAGTTCTCCATCCAGTAGGGCATGAGATTGTCCATCATGTCCTCGACCGACTGGACGCCTTTGGCACACCCGTTTTCCCACATGATGCAGAACTTGAAGCGGTCGACATAACGAGACTTGAGCAGACCGTCGTGAATGGCGTGGCCGAGGGTGTGCTTGACATCCGGCCCCCAGTTCTCGCGGTACCAGCAGTAGATGAAAGCCTGAATACCATGCTCGAGGGCGTACTTGATATGCCAGTCGGCGACTTCGGGAGTCCCTTCATCATACCAGCCGATCGCAGGCCGGCGGTTGGGCCAGTCTTCAATGCGGTTCCAGCCGTAGTGGGTGCCGAATTTCCACAGCGGGCAGTAATGCATGAGCATGGTGTACTTCGAAGTTGCCGGGACAGGTTCGGGTACGTAATCACTGGGCGGGAAATTGGCAGGAGGATCGAACCGCACGCCAATCTCCTCGCTGAAGGCGGCCATTTCCGGGGCGCTGACGGTGGCTTTCACGCGTCCCGAGACCGGCTCGTCCGCGCGCACAGTCCAGCGCACGATCCGTGTTGCCCCGAAGGGCACGAGCCCGAGGTCTTTGGTGGCCTCGCCGATGATCTCAACCCCCTTTGGCACCTCAAGAGCGACTGAGACACTCTCCACGTCTCGGGCAAGACCGCGTACGGTAGTGAGAATCTCTTCGGTCCGGCCCGCTCGCAAGACCGCCCTGCCCGGAGCCAGACTGCGCAAGTAGACCAGTGGCTTTCCCGCGGGCTTCTCCGAGATGTACAGATGCTCGAGGGTGAGCTGGTGAGCGTCGCCGTCCGCGAAGGTGATGCCCAGGGCCTTGAGCCTCCCGGTCCACATCGGACTGGGGCCAAGATCGAAAATGGTGGTGCGGTTAAGATCATGCAGAGGGACGGTGACGCTGCCTTCGCCCACGTCGGTCAAGAAATGGACATGCACCGACTTCGCCGTATCGCTCCCCGCATCAAGGCAGAGGTACCTCTTTTGTGTGATATCCAAGTCCAGGTTCGCGTTGAAAAACATGGAGGTAGCTTCCGGGCAACTGAGTCGGGTTGTGCCCGCCCGGCTGGTAGTTGTGGCGCCCCAGCCCGCCTGCCAGCCCTCCCAGCCATCGGCGCCGCCGAAATGCGCCTGGCTCGACTTGTCCGTTGCGGCCGCCGTGGCGTCGGCCAGGCGCCTGCGGCTGATGAGACCCGGATTACCGATTCGCAGTTCGTCGATCTGCGCGCTGGTGGGGCCGATCTCGATGGGCTTGTCCGTAGGAACAGGCACGCCCTGGCGGATGCCCGTGAAGTCCTCACCGTCGACGGTCAGCACAATCTCGCTGCCCGTCCAGCGGGCGACGATGTGCTGCCACTTGCCCACCAGCGGCTCGGGCCCGCGCACACGGGGCTCCCAGCCGCCCATGAACACGAAGAACGCATAGCAGCCACCTTCGGAACTGGCGTCGATGCGCAGGTAGTATTCGCCGTCCTTGCGCACGATCTGTTCGTATGCTTTGGGTTGGCTCTCGAACCGCACCCAGACGTCGATGACGATCCCGGGTGATATCTGGAGCTCTGGCTTGCTGGGTACGGTGAGTGTCTGACCAGCCAGACTCAGCGCGCGCCCCGTGTGGCCCGGCACGTACTTCAGTTCGGGGCCGGTTGCGTGATTGCCCGAGCCACTGGAGTCCTCAAGGTTGCCCTCGAAGGCCCAATGGGCGACGTCGCCTGAGACCTGTGCAAAGGCTCCACTGAGGCTGAGTAGAATGGACAGCATGGGCAGGATGCCTCGGGACATGAGGGCTTCTCCATGGAGTGATTGCGCCGGGATGTTCGCCGGTAACTGACGGAATACGCTTTCCGCGATTGTCCGGCACATACCTGCACAGAACGCCTGCCACGGACCCCTGGTTCAGTTTGAGTTACCCGGGAACCCAGCCGGGAGGCGACCGCGCACTCGCGGCGAATATGGTCGCGCTGAACTCCGCGTTGAAAGGCAGGCTCCCACGATGATCCACGGACACAGGGACTGGAACTGCGACGAGCCCTTCCCCCTCTGGGACCCGGATGTGCCCTTTCCCGACCCAGAGGAGATGCAGGACCTGGACATCGTCACACATGTGACCGTTGAAGAGGCCGTTCCTGGCGGATACCACTACTTGCACGAATCGTCGATCGCGTTCCACCGCGGCGCCCTGTGGCTGTGTTGGGCTAATCACCGGACCGCTGAAGTGAACGTGCGCGACGAACTGATCCGGGGGACAGTCAGTACGGACGGCGGGTTCACCTGGCGCGACGCTGAGACGTGGGTGGAGGCATCCGAGGGACACGGTGAATCCTTCAACCACCCTGTACTACACGAGGACAACGGGACTTTGCTGGGTTACTTCACTCGCTGGGATGAGGGCCGGCCGGGTGTGGAGATTTTCACATTGGACGACGACTCTGGCCGGTGGGAGAGCACCGGCGCGCGCATACCCGGATTCCTGCCTTTCCGGCCGCCGCTGAAGATGCGCGACGGCAACTGGATCATGGGCGGGGAGCTTTTCTGGTACGAGGCGGCGGTCGCCATCAGCGAGGGCGATAACCTGACCTCGTGGGAGACCGTGCAGCTTCCGCGCCCGGAGGAACTCAAGCTGGTGTTCCCAGAGACCGCGTTGATGGACCTCGGCGACCGCATGATCGCCATCTGTCGGCCCCATGAAGCGTCCCGGGCGCCGGTGTCAATGAGCTGTGACTGTGGCCGCACGTGGGCCGCGCTCAAGTACAGCAACTATCCGCTCTGCGCCAGCCAGCCATACTGTGGCAGATTGAGCACGGGCCAGCATTACCTGATCACGTGTGACGCGAAGGACGGCCGGGCGCTGATATCCATCGCGGTCACCGACCCCGGGGGCGACAGGTTCCGGCGCGTCTGGAAGATCAGGCACCAGCAGTACCCGCGCAGGCGGCTGTTCGGGGGCTGGGGAGACGGGAGCATGGTCGGACAGACCACGGAGTGGTCGTACCCGGCGGCCATCGAGCACGACGGAAACCTGTACGTGAGCATGACCCGGGGCAAGGAAGACTGCGTGCTATCAATCATCCCGGTGCGGGTCATTGGGGTGGGGTAGGGGAGAGCGTCCCTGCCCGGGTCGCAATGGAGCCCTCCAGACAGCAGGTCGAGGGGCAGCGCAGTGGGTGCGAGCAGCTATTTCGGGTACGGTCCGAGCTCGGATGCCGGCGCCAACGCGAATGTCCGACCCACCGCAGGTGTGACTCGCGCCCTATCGCTCTTCAAGAGCAAATGCCCGAGCGAAGCCGCTGTCCAGCGCGAATGCGACCGGAAGGCACATGAAGAAGCAATCGGGGCGCCTCAGATCGTCCAGGACCACCACTTCGACGATGCACATGCCCCGGCTCATGAGGATGTCATGCAGTTCCCGGGTCTCCGGGATGTCTCGACCCAGGCCGAACCAGCGGTCGATGACCAATAGTTTGGCCTGGTTATCCACCATCCACCTGGCGGCGTCCGGGGTAAGATTCGGAATGCCCTGTATGGACTCGCGGGTGTCGCGCAGACCATTGCGGCAGAGGAGAATGCTGCCGGGTTTCCAGACGCCGGACAGGTGACGGTCCAGGACTTCGCCGGTCACATCCTTGTCCGCCGGGTCATCGATGGACAGGAGCACTGCGGGGCCGAAAAACTCGGTGAGAGGGTATTCGGTGACAACCTTGCCGCCCTCATAGTAGTGGGCCGGGGCCTCGACGTGGGTGCCCACGTGGGTATGGAGGCGGTGGATATCATTGCGGTATGTGTCATCGGCGAGGCGGCCGATGGAAACCTCCAGGGGTCGTTCATCAGTTCCTGGCGGGGCGATGATTGGCGACAGGTCCACCATCCGGTAACGAGACAGGTCGATCTCGAACATGCGCGTTGGCTCCTTGTCAACAGCACGCCGAGTGTCGAATCAGTACGAAAGTCCCCGTGATCGTCAGTCACGATAGACCGAACCATTAGGTTGCGCAATACCCGGAATGCAGGTGACAGCATGGCCTCCCCTAACATCATCGTGATCCTCATCGACGACATGGGCGCCCGTGACCTCGGATGCACGGGTTCTACCTTCTACGAGACTCCGAACATCGACCGTCTCGCGGTCGAGGGCGTCAACTTTACCTGTGGTTATGCTGCCAGCGCGCTCTGTTCTCCAGCAAGAGCCGCGGTGATGACCGGGCGCGCGCCGGCACGAGTGGGCATCACCAACTACATCCCCGGTAACGCGATGGGTCGGATGTTGGGAGCGCCCTACCACTTCTACCTGCCTCCGAAAAACCGGACGATCGCCACGGCGTTGTCCGAGGCAGGCTATCAAACCTGGCATGTGGGCAAGTGGCACCTGGGCGGCGCGGCTGAGAAGAGCCTGCCTACGGACCACGGTTTCGAGGTGAATATCGGCGGCGACCACCACGGCGGCCTGTACCACATTCCGGGGGTCTACTACGCCCCTTACGTTGGTCGCGATGGTTCGGTACTGCCCGGCCTGGAGCAGAGCCGCGAGGGCGAGTACCTCACCGACCGCCTGACTGACGAGGCCATCGGGCTGATCCGCAGGCGGGATCGTGACCGCCCGTTCTTCCTGCACCTGTCTCACTACGCGGTGCACATGCCCATCGTGTCGCCGCCGCCTCTTGTGGACCGGTTCGAAGCGAAAGCGCGCCGGCTCGGGTTAGACCGGGTGGATCCGCTGCTTCCGGGCGAACCCCACCCCGCGCTGCACTACCCGGGGCAGGTGATCCAGCGCCGCACAGTGCAGTCCGACCCGGGCTATGCGGCGATGATCGCGAACCTTGACTGGAATGTGGGCCGGATCATGCAGACGCTCACTGACGAGGGTATCGATGGGGACACCATGGTGGTCTTCCTGTCCGATAACGGCGGGCTTTCCGTGGGTGTGGAGGGTTCGATTACCTGCAATCTGCCTTACGCTGAGGGCAAGGGGTGGTCGGAAGAGGGCGGGCTGCGGGTCCCCATGCTCTGGCGCTGGCCGAAGGGGATACCCGGCGGCCGCGTGGTGTCCGACCCTGTGTGGCAGTGCGACCTGTACCCGACCTTCTTGCAGGCCGCCGGTATGCCCCTGGAGATCGAGAGCCACTGCGACGGGGTGAGCATCCTGGATACGCTGACCAGCGGCGCGCCTCTGCCCGAGAGGCGATTCTGCTGGCACTACCCCCACTACTCGAACCAGGGGAGCCTCCCAAGCGGAGCCATCCGCGACGGCGACTGGAAACTGATTGAGTGCTACGAGACCGGTCGCACGGCGCTGTACAACCTGGCCGAGGACATTTCGGAGAGTTTCGACCAGAGCACATGGCGGCCCGATGTCACCGAGCGTCTCCAGGAGGAACTGTCGGACTGGCGCGGTGAGGTCGGCGCGATCATGCCCCGGGACAACCCCTTCTACGAGGACATTCTAGCGGGGAAACTGCCGACGCCGAATGGTCAGGGCAGATTCCCCGGCGAGAATGAGTAGGGGCGAACACGGGGACTGCGGCGGACCGGGAGGATTTCCTGTTCTGACGGCAGAGCCAGACCGGAAACCTACGGGTAATCCACCACCAGCACCACATCGTGCACCGAGCCGGTGCCTGTGCGGAGGCGGATGCGCTCCCAGAGCGCCTCGCCCATGGTGCCGCTGGTGCTGGCGCCGAAGCTGACGGAATTGCGGCCGTTCGCCGCCGGAGCCGTGAGCTTGCCCGGCCCATCGATCACCAGCTCTCCGTCCGCGAAGACCCGGATGTCCGAACCCTCGATTTCCACGCGGTAGTCGTGGAAATCGGACGCAGCGTCCATCGCGTGCGACAGGCCGGCACGCAGGAGATCGATACGGTCCGAGTAGATGTGCAGTTCGTCCTCAGCGACCCCATTGGCGATGATGACGCCACTGTGGCCGGAGATCGCCTTTGCGCGAACTTCCACCGTGGCCTTGATCGCCGGATCTACGTTCCACGGATAGCTGTAGTACAGGTATGAGCCTCGCTCTGCGCTGCGATCGGCGATGAGCAGCGCGCCGTCCTGCATCTTCGCCTCTGTGCCCGTTGGGAGGCCGCCGCGGCTCCAGGGCGTGGGCGCTTGCACTTCGCATGTCCAGTCCACGTCCCAGGCGGCAGAGGATTTCAGCTGCTGTTCCCTCGACAGCCGCACCCGATTCAGTCCGAGTTTCAAGATTCCGGGGTCTACGGGATACGTGAACCAGCCGCCTTCGTCTCGCGCTCCGGAAATCTGTGTTCCGTTGAGGCTGAGCACCGGAATGTCATCAAAGGTCGCGAAGACGTTGCAGGTTACAGTGGGATTCAGACCGGCGGCTCTGGCTGCCGCGAAGTCCTCCGCAACCGGCAGATCAACTTCGAGCGCCTCTCCGGGCGTCAGACGCGCGGGGCTCGCCGGGTGCAGTGTAGGCAGGTTGTCGAACTCATCGCCATCCGGAAGAGCGCGTGATGAGCGCAGGTAGCCCGAGCGGCCGGTGACATTGACGAAGTAGAACTTGTCCTCGCCCTGCATCTTTTCGGGGTCGCCAATGGCCCACCACACCGGGTGTCGCGGGTTGAAGAGGTTGAACAGGTACATCCCCGCCGCGCCGGCATGCCAGGCTTCCATCGCCCGGCCGCGGTACGCCTCCACCGAATTGCGGTCGAAACGCTTGCCGAGATCGTAGCGTACCGAGGGGTCCAGGTCGGCATAGACCGGAATACCGTAGCGTTTCCCGAGGTCTGTGCTGTATTGCCACCGATTTAGCTGGAAATCCCCTCCCGCCACCAGGAAGTCGATGAGCCCTTCGTCCATCCACCTCTCGATGTCGATGCCCATACCCATGCAGTAGCCCACGGAATCCGGAACCCGGGCCGTGAGCAGGATCGGCTTGCCCCGACGCATGCCCTCGACTTCCGTCATCTTTCGGACACGGCGCACGCACTCGGTCATCATCTCCCGCTCTTCGTCTGAAGCGCGCGAACCGTTGGCGACGGTGCGGAAAAGC
This region of Armatimonadota bacterium genomic DNA includes:
- a CDS encoding glycoside hydrolase family 99-like domain-containing protein; protein product: MSRGILPMLSILLSLSGAFAQVSGDVAHWAFEGNLEDSSGSGNHATGPELKYVPGHTGRALSLAGQTLTVPSKPELQISPGIVIDVWVRFESQPKAYEQIVRKDGEYYLRIDASSEGGCYAFFVFMGGWEPRVRGPEPLVGKWQHIVARWTGSEIVLTVDGEDFTGIRQGVPVPTDKPIEIGPTSAQIDELRIGNPGLISRRRLADATAAATDKSSQAHFGGADGWEGWQAGWGATTTSRAGTTRLSCPEATSMFFNANLDLDITQKRYLCLDAGSDTAKSVHVHFLTDVGEGSVTVPLHDLNRTTIFDLGPSPMWTGRLKALGITFADGDAHQLTLEHLYISEKPAGKPLVYLRSLAPGRAVLRAGRTEEILTTVRGLARDVESVSVALEVPKGVEIIGEATKDLGLVPFGATRIVRWTVRADEPVSGRVKATVSAPEMAAFSEEIGVRFDPPANFPPSDYVPEPVPATSKYTMLMHYCPLWKFGTHYGWNRIEDWPNRRPAIGWYDEGTPEVADWHIKYALEHGIQAFIYCWYRENWGPDVKHTLGHAIHDGLLKSRYVDRFKFCIMWENGCAKGVQSVEDMMDNLMPYWMENYFTHPSYLIIDNKPVLFVWRPERVAGEVGGSENVARMFELMRAECRKKGFDGLYIIGCVGGVETNLLRRMKEETWDYSSAYGLSGKPTSRPVNDIEGIPYVDHTEWVTSQAQVLQGKKDAGGVPDIVDVMCGWDPRPWHREHTTSYVGNLSVDAFKQACLNAREIVENTPGNGLDKRLVVFDNWNEFGEGHYIEPCTGEGFGFLDAIKDVFCDPGQPCNHVIPEDLGLEPPERVYKLYREIVGPEAVKKDHVVVDHLVARWSFEEDDETLAYDSSACAFHAMKQGFESAPGVIGKGFLCKGGTISHAASPEFWSPSGLTIELWYKTDVPDQTDQWMINTIGQSTTGYRLGMGAGHIVFQMPVTSWSHNLTSPEPAPLGKWTHVAATYDNRVMRLYIDGKLVGELARGGKITPSTANLNVGSYTPGHPRAYFEGILDEVTIWDRPLSAEEIAEHAELPQK
- a CDS encoding exo-alpha-sialidase, whose amino-acid sequence is MIHGHRDWNCDEPFPLWDPDVPFPDPEEMQDLDIVTHVTVEEAVPGGYHYLHESSIAFHRGALWLCWANHRTAEVNVRDELIRGTVSTDGGFTWRDAETWVEASEGHGESFNHPVLHEDNGTLLGYFTRWDEGRPGVEIFTLDDDSGRWESTGARIPGFLPFRPPLKMRDGNWIMGGELFWYEAAVAISEGDNLTSWETVQLPRPEELKLVFPETALMDLGDRMIAICRPHEASRAPVSMSCDCGRTWAALKYSNYPLCASQPYCGRLSTGQHYLITCDAKDGRALISIAVTDPGGDRFRRVWKIRHQQYPRRRLFGGWGDGSMVGQTTEWSYPAAIEHDGNLYVSMTRGKEDCVLSIIPVRVIGVG
- a CDS encoding cyclase family protein, whose protein sequence is MFEIDLSRYRMVDLSPIIAPPGTDERPLEVSIGRLADDTYRNDIHRLHTHVGTHVEAPAHYYEGGKVVTEYPLTEFFGPAVLLSIDDPADKDVTGEVLDRHLSGVWKPGSILLCRNGLRDTRESIQGIPNLTPDAARWMVDNQAKLLVIDRWFGLGRDIPETRELHDILMSRGMCIVEVVVLDDLRRPDCFFMCLPVAFALDSGFARAFALEER
- a CDS encoding sulfatase, translating into MASPNIIVILIDDMGARDLGCTGSTFYETPNIDRLAVEGVNFTCGYAASALCSPARAAVMTGRAPARVGITNYIPGNAMGRMLGAPYHFYLPPKNRTIATALSEAGYQTWHVGKWHLGGAAEKSLPTDHGFEVNIGGDHHGGLYHIPGVYYAPYVGRDGSVLPGLEQSREGEYLTDRLTDEAIGLIRRRDRDRPFFLHLSHYAVHMPIVSPPPLVDRFEAKARRLGLDRVDPLLPGEPHPALHYPGQVIQRRTVQSDPGYAAMIANLDWNVGRIMQTLTDEGIDGDTMVVFLSDNGGLSVGVEGSITCNLPYAEGKGWSEEGGLRVPMLWRWPKGIPGGRVVSDPVWQCDLYPTFLQAAGMPLEIESHCDGVSILDTLTSGAPLPERRFCWHYPHYSNQGSLPSGAIRDGDWKLIECYETGRTALYNLAEDISESFDQSTWRPDVTERLQEELSDWRGEVGAIMPRDNPFYEDILAGKLPTPNGQGRFPGENE